From Acidimicrobiales bacterium:
CCTGCTGGCCGCCTGGGAGGCGTCGGTCCCCGGGGCCGTGCTGGGGCGGCGCCGGCGCGACGGGCGGCGGATCGTGGCCGAGATCCTCGCCGACCTCGACCTCGAGGCGGTGGCCGACCGCCTAGCGGGCACCCTGCCGACGGGCCTGGGCCGGCTGGTCGAGCTCGCCCGCGCCCTGGTCGTGCAGCCCCGGGTCCTGCTGCTCGACGAGCCCAGCTCGGGCCTCGACCCCGGGGAGACGGCGCACTTCCGCGACGTGTTGCGCCGGGTCGTCGGCCGCAGCGATGGGGAGCCCGCCGTTCTTCTCGTCGAGCACGACGTGGCGCTGGTGATGGAGCTGTGCGACCGCATCACCGTCCTCGACTTCGGCAACGTGATCGCCGTCGGGCGCCCGGACGAGGTTCGCTCCGACCAGCGGGTCATCGCCGCCTATCTGGGGGAGAGCGATGTCGCCTGACGGCCACGGCCGCGCCCTGCTCG
This genomic window contains:
- a CDS encoding ABC transporter ATP-binding protein, which produces MPDRPLIAASGVTVRFGGVTALAGVDLAVERGGITGLIGPNGAGKTTLFNVVTGVVEPEAGAVSLDGTDITAWAAHRRGRAGVSRTFQRLELFTGLTVHDNLLAAWEASVPGAVLGRRRRDGRRIVAEILADLDLEAVADRLAGTLPTGLGRLVELARALVVQPRVLLLDEPSSGLDPGETAHFRDVLRRVVGRSDGEPAVLLVEHDVALVMELCDRITVLDFGNVIAVGRPDEVRSDQRVIAAYLGESDVA